A window of the Acidimicrobiales bacterium genome harbors these coding sequences:
- a CDS encoding amidohydrolase family protein yields MTPSYSPIVDAHVHLKPGKLGHAIRAFFEANIGDQLQYPLDHRIVLDTLASEGVDTVWNLPYAHKPGMAAALNRDMIATSATFADHPVTVIPGCTVHPDDPDPAADLEVAARAGARVLKLHCSVGNYEVDDPRLSGTLDAAGAFGLPVVVHAGHAVSGMTGADELAPIGRAAADHPDTILVLAHFGHAAANDAVPYLDRHANLYADLTPVVHSQVDIGVELLARYADRILLGSDAPNTGCRVGTLIERVVTSGIDEAGVAAILGGNARRLVPVD; encoded by the coding sequence GTGACACCTTCCTACTCGCCGATCGTCGACGCCCATGTGCACCTGAAGCCCGGCAAGTTGGGCCACGCCATCCGCGCCTTCTTCGAGGCCAACATCGGTGACCAACTCCAGTACCCATTGGACCACCGGATCGTGCTCGACACCCTCGCCTCCGAGGGAGTCGACACCGTGTGGAACCTGCCCTACGCGCACAAGCCGGGGATGGCCGCCGCACTCAATCGCGACATGATCGCCACCTCAGCGACGTTCGCCGATCATCCGGTGACCGTGATCCCCGGCTGCACCGTGCACCCCGACGACCCCGACCCGGCGGCCGATCTCGAAGTGGCGGCACGCGCTGGAGCCCGGGTCCTCAAGCTGCACTGCTCGGTCGGCAACTACGAGGTCGACGATCCAAGGCTGTCCGGCACGCTCGACGCGGCAGGCGCATTCGGCCTGCCCGTGGTCGTGCACGCCGGCCATGCCGTCAGCGGGATGACCGGGGCCGACGAGCTCGCACCGATCGGGCGGGCGGCCGCCGATCACCCCGACACCATCCTGGTGCTGGCCCACTTCGGTCATGCTGCTGCCAACGACGCGGTGCCCTACCTCGATCGGCATGCCAACCTCTATGCCGATCTGACACCGGTGGTCCACTCCCAGGTCGACATCGGCGTCGAGCTACTTGCCCGATACGCCGATCGGATCCTGCTCGGGAGCGACGCCCCGAATACCGGTTGCCGGGTCGGCACGCTGATCGAGCGAGTGGTCACGAGCGGCATCGACGAAGCTGGCGTCGCTGCCATCCTCGGCGGCAACGCCCGTCGCCTCGTACCCGTCGACTGA
- a CDS encoding acyl-CoA dehydrogenase yields the protein MSIAITDEHRALAETVRDFASRRELRGAARALLEASEESLPETWQQMADLGWLGLHLPEQHGGSGYGLEELVIIVEELGRAVAPGPLVPSVIASAVIDAVGSDDLKATHLPGVADGSAVGAVALGGSVTVNDGTVSGSAGVVLGGGLATLLLVPAGDDIAVVEVGDGVAVEVPRNLDPSRRTARVTLDAAPATVIAGARQTLVDLARVLLSAEAVGVARESTELAAAYAKERIQFGRPIAMYQAVKHHCANMIVATELATSAVWDAARAASTGGDQLTYAAAVAATLAAPAADLCANLSTQVHGGIAITWEHDAHLYMRRATTLLALLEADAAAADLTDLTRRGVERAKTVELPPEAEAIRDDVRSFANSIKDLPSAEQRAKLIETGYVMPHWPEPYGRAAGAIEQLVIEEEFAAAGVKRPAYGITGWVILTLIQYSTPDQVARWVNPALRQDVIWCQLFSEPDAGSDAAGVKTKATRVDGGWLVNGQKVWTSGAHVAGMGFATVRTDPDVPKHDGITTMVIDMHAEGVEVRPLKMTTGDSEFNEVFFNDVFVPDDDVVGPVDGGWTVARATLGNESVSIGGGQGGLSLPGTALIAPFDAHPERLDGGAARVGRYIAEHQAMGLLNLRSASRAVAGGAPGPEGAMTKLILSEIGHEAAAILTELGGTDSLFMEGSGAMSNALVLMHRGMSIAGGTSEIKRNQIGERILGLPRDPLIK from the coding sequence GTGTCCATTGCCATCACCGACGAGCATCGAGCACTCGCCGAGACCGTTCGAGACTTCGCCAGCCGACGTGAGCTCCGAGGCGCCGCCCGGGCGTTGCTCGAAGCCAGCGAGGAGTCGTTGCCCGAGACCTGGCAACAGATGGCCGACCTGGGCTGGCTCGGCCTGCATCTTCCGGAGCAGCATGGCGGATCGGGCTACGGACTCGAAGAACTGGTGATCATCGTGGAAGAGCTGGGCCGAGCGGTCGCTCCCGGGCCGCTGGTGCCCAGCGTGATCGCGAGCGCAGTCATCGATGCCGTCGGCAGCGATGACCTGAAGGCAACGCACCTTCCGGGCGTCGCCGACGGGTCGGCGGTCGGTGCCGTCGCACTCGGCGGCTCGGTCACGGTGAACGACGGAACGGTCTCCGGCTCGGCCGGTGTCGTGCTTGGCGGCGGTCTGGCCACACTCTTGCTGGTTCCCGCCGGGGACGACATCGCTGTTGTCGAGGTCGGCGATGGCGTCGCCGTCGAGGTGCCTCGCAACCTCGATCCCAGCCGTCGAACAGCACGTGTCACTCTCGATGCCGCCCCGGCCACGGTGATCGCCGGAGCTCGTCAGACGCTCGTCGATCTCGCCCGTGTGCTCCTCTCGGCCGAGGCCGTCGGGGTAGCCCGCGAGAGCACCGAGCTGGCGGCGGCCTATGCCAAGGAACGCATCCAGTTCGGACGCCCGATCGCCATGTACCAGGCGGTGAAGCACCACTGCGCCAACATGATCGTCGCCACCGAACTGGCGACCAGCGCCGTGTGGGACGCCGCCCGAGCCGCCTCCACCGGCGGCGATCAGCTCACCTACGCGGCTGCCGTCGCCGCCACACTGGCAGCCCCGGCCGCCGATCTCTGCGCAAATCTCAGCACCCAGGTACACGGCGGCATCGCCATCACATGGGAGCACGACGCGCACCTGTACATGCGGCGGGCCACCACACTCCTCGCCCTCCTCGAGGCCGACGCCGCAGCGGCTGACCTCACCGATCTCACCCGGCGGGGCGTCGAACGAGCGAAGACCGTGGAACTGCCGCCCGAGGCCGAAGCGATCCGCGACGACGTGCGGTCCTTCGCCAACTCGATCAAGGATCTGCCCTCGGCCGAGCAGCGAGCGAAGCTGATCGAGACCGGCTACGTCATGCCCCACTGGCCCGAGCCCTACGGGCGCGCCGCCGGCGCGATCGAGCAGTTGGTGATCGAAGAGGAGTTTGCCGCTGCCGGCGTGAAGCGGCCCGCCTATGGCATCACCGGCTGGGTGATCCTCACGCTCATCCAGTACTCGACGCCAGACCAGGTGGCCCGCTGGGTGAACCCGGCGCTGCGCCAGGACGTCATCTGGTGCCAGCTGTTCAGCGAGCCCGACGCCGGGTCGGACGCCGCCGGTGTCAAGACCAAGGCGACTCGCGTCGACGGTGGTTGGCTCGTCAACGGTCAGAAGGTGTGGACCAGCGGCGCGCATGTGGCCGGCATGGGATTCGCCACCGTGCGCACCGATCCCGATGTGCCGAAGCACGACGGCATCACCACGATGGTCATCGACATGCACGCCGAGGGCGTGGAGGTTCGGCCGCTCAAGATGACCACCGGTGACTCCGAGTTCAACGAGGTGTTCTTCAACGACGTGTTCGTCCCCGACGACGATGTGGTCGGACCCGTCGACGGCGGCTGGACCGTCGCCCGAGCCACGCTCGGCAACGAAAGTGTGAGTATCGGTGGGGGACAGGGTGGCCTCTCGCTGCCCGGCACCGCACTGATCGCCCCGTTCGACGCGCACCCCGAACGACTCGATGGCGGCGCGGCGCGAGTCGGTCGCTACATCGCCGAGCACCAGGCCATGGGTCTGCTGAATCTTCGCAGCGCCAGCCGAGCGGTCGCCGGTGGCGCTCCCGGCCCGGAGGGTGCGATGACCAAGCTCATCCTGTCCGAGATCGGACACGAGGCGGCGGCCATCCTGACTGAGCTCGGCGGCACCGATTCGCTGTTCATGGAAGGGTCGGGAGCGATGAGCAATGCCCTCGTGCTGATGCACCGTGGCATGTCCATCGCCGGTGGCACCTCCGAGATCAAGCGCAACCAGATCGGCGAGCGCATCCTCGGCCTCCCGCGAGACCCCCTGATCAAATGA
- a CDS encoding class I SAM-dependent methyltransferase codes for MSGDLGIDPIFSHPRLAAIYDVVDGERDDLVHYLSWLDEVGATSVLDVGCGTGTLACALALRGTEITAVDPAVASLEIAQTKAGAEQVRWVNGDATTLPKLCVDAAVMTGNVAQVFLDDTDWLATLSGIRAALRPDGHLIFETRDPMARGWTEWTAEHTRRLVATGDGGVVETWTELLDVALPLVTFRHTYCFSPGGTTLTSDSTLRFRERDELVESLGVSGFAVVDVRDAPDRPGKEFVFVARSVDHHGRPDHHREEHP; via the coding sequence GTGAGCGGCGACCTCGGGATCGACCCGATCTTCTCGCATCCCCGGCTGGCCGCGATCTACGACGTGGTCGACGGGGAGCGAGATGACCTCGTGCACTACCTCAGCTGGCTCGACGAGGTCGGCGCCACCTCCGTGCTCGACGTCGGGTGCGGCACCGGCACACTTGCCTGCGCTCTTGCGCTTCGGGGCACAGAGATCACCGCCGTCGATCCCGCGGTGGCCTCGCTCGAGATCGCCCAAACCAAGGCAGGTGCCGAACAGGTTCGCTGGGTCAACGGCGACGCAACCACCCTTCCCAAGCTCTGCGTCGACGCTGCGGTGATGACCGGCAACGTGGCGCAGGTCTTCCTCGACGACACCGACTGGCTCGCCACGCTGTCGGGCATTCGAGCTGCCCTCCGACCGGACGGGCACCTGATCTTCGAGACTCGCGACCCGATGGCTCGGGGGTGGACCGAATGGACGGCCGAGCACACTCGTCGGTTGGTCGCCACCGGCGACGGCGGTGTGGTGGAAACGTGGACCGAACTGCTTGACGTGGCGCTGCCCCTGGTGACGTTCCGCCACACGTACTGTTTCAGTCCCGGTGGAACGACGCTCACATCGGACTCGACACTGCGGTTTCGCGAGCGAGACGAACTCGTCGAGTCGCTTGGTGTTTCGGGGTTTGCCGTCGTCGATGTGCGCGACGCTCCCGATCGGCCGGGCAAGGAGTTCGTCTTCGTCGCCCGCTCGGTCGACCATCATGGGCGACCCGACCACCATCGCGAGGAGCACCCATGA
- a CDS encoding nitroreductase family protein codes for MTDHDMVALPPPAELSMSVGEALFTQRAIRRFDPDRPISDADLRTIIDAGSKAPNGGNVQPVRLLVIRDRERIATFGELYHEAWWAKRADAYGWVPDQELPEGSPYAMPALLANEIGAAPVVLLVFSHRAPGVSVFPTAQNLMIAARALGIGSVLTTLHDTVLERLYEMFAVPAEMRFHCCIPMGYPRGNFGTTRRRPTSETTFWNNWGERPPWGP; via the coding sequence ATGACCGACCATGACATGGTGGCGTTGCCACCACCCGCCGAGCTGTCGATGAGCGTTGGTGAGGCGCTGTTCACGCAACGGGCGATTCGGCGATTCGACCCCGACCGACCGATCAGCGATGCCGATCTCCGAACGATCATCGACGCCGGTTCCAAGGCACCGAACGGTGGAAACGTGCAGCCGGTCCGGCTGCTCGTGATCCGCGATCGTGAGCGCATTGCCACCTTTGGCGAGCTCTACCACGAGGCGTGGTGGGCCAAGCGAGCCGACGCCTACGGCTGGGTTCCCGACCAGGAGCTGCCCGAAGGGTCGCCGTATGCCATGCCGGCGCTGCTCGCCAACGAGATTGGCGCAGCGCCCGTTGTCCTCCTGGTCTTCTCGCATCGGGCACCGGGCGTCTCGGTCTTCCCGACGGCGCAGAACCTGATGATCGCCGCTCGCGCGCTCGGGATCGGTTCGGTGCTGACCACGCTGCACGACACGGTGCTCGAACGGCTCTACGAGATGTTCGCGGTGCCGGCGGAGATGCGTTTCCATTGCTGTATCCCGATGGGCTACCCGCGGGGAAACTTCGGCACGACGCGTCGGCGGCCGACGAGCGAAACCACCTTTTGGAACAACTGGGGTGAACGTCCACCGTGGGGTCCCTGA
- a CDS encoding ferric reductase-like transmembrane domain-containing protein, whose amino-acid sequence MNEQLWWFVARSGGIVAWALVTLSVCWGLFISTKAVAKASQPAHLLNLHRFLGGLSVVFTAIHVAGLMLDSYVQFRWMDILVPWAASWKPTAVAWGVIAMYLLVAVEVTSLLMKRLPRTVWRQIHRSSFALYILSTIHGIQAGTDATNPIYRMLMTASINIVAFLTIVAVLAHRKKQLGSAGVAAAS is encoded by the coding sequence ATGAATGAGCAACTGTGGTGGTTCGTCGCCCGATCGGGCGGCATCGTCGCCTGGGCGCTGGTCACGCTGTCGGTGTGCTGGGGCCTCTTCATCTCCACGAAGGCCGTTGCCAAGGCCAGCCAGCCTGCCCACTTGCTCAACCTGCACCGCTTCCTCGGCGGGCTTTCGGTCGTGTTCACCGCCATCCATGTCGCCGGGCTCATGCTCGACAGCTACGTGCAGTTCCGCTGGATGGACATCCTCGTTCCCTGGGCCGCCAGCTGGAAACCGACGGCGGTCGCCTGGGGCGTCATCGCCATGTATCTACTCGTTGCGGTCGAGGTGACGTCGCTGCTGATGAAGCGACTGCCGCGAACCGTGTGGCGCCAGATCCATCGCTCGAGCTTCGCCCTCTACATCCTCTCGACCATCCACGGCATCCAGGCCGGCACCGACGCAACCAACCCGATCTACCGGATGCTGATGACGGCATCGATCAACATCGTGGCCTTCCTCACCATCGTCGCCGTCTTGGCGCATCGCAAGAAGCAGTTGGGCTCGGCGGGCGTTGCCGCTGCCTCCTGA
- a CDS encoding FAD:protein FMN transferase has protein sequence MHTISFRAMGSPCRIVADGCSESAVADARSLIDDLEQRWSRFLPDSEISDLNRHAGELTIVSEWTYRLVEAAADAQVRTGGLFHPLMLDQLVELGYCSPWQERPAGGGSTATKPASSEPIECFGPILGVRLPPGTRLDPGGIGKGLAADLATDLLVSHGATTTSVELGGDLRVSGQAWYGPSWRIGVADPFDDDREIAGLTINEGAVVTSSTLRRRWPGEGADLHHLLDPRTGLPSESDIVAVSMCGASTAWTEVAAKAALLAGSQQVIEVAERLGVRGIAVTASGEILGNDHAAMAAADDRSTNQRIEQGSLR, from the coding sequence ATGCACACGATCAGCTTCCGGGCCATGGGAAGCCCCTGCCGCATCGTCGCCGATGGGTGCAGCGAGTCGGCCGTGGCCGACGCGCGCTCGCTCATCGACGACCTCGAACAGCGCTGGAGCCGCTTCCTTCCCGACAGCGAGATCAGCGATCTGAACCGCCACGCCGGCGAACTCACGATCGTCAGCGAATGGACCTACCGCCTCGTCGAGGCAGCCGCCGACGCCCAGGTTCGAACCGGCGGCCTGTTCCATCCGCTCATGCTCGACCAGCTCGTCGAACTCGGGTATTGCTCGCCCTGGCAGGAGCGTCCTGCCGGGGGTGGCTCGACCGCCACCAAGCCGGCGAGCAGCGAGCCGATCGAGTGCTTCGGACCGATTCTGGGCGTTCGTCTTCCTCCCGGCACCCGCCTCGATCCAGGGGGAATCGGCAAGGGGCTCGCCGCCGATCTCGCTACCGATCTGTTGGTCAGTCATGGGGCGACCACCACGTCGGTCGAGCTCGGCGGCGATCTCCGAGTCAGTGGTCAGGCCTGGTACGGGCCTTCCTGGCGGATCGGTGTTGCCGATCCGTTCGACGACGATCGTGAAATTGCCGGACTCACGATCAACGAGGGGGCCGTCGTGACGAGCAGCACGCTGCGCCGTCGCTGGCCGGGCGAGGGCGCTGATCTGCATCATCTGCTCGACCCTCGCACGGGCTTGCCGTCCGAGAGTGACATCGTTGCCGTTTCCATGTGTGGCGCATCGACAGCGTGGACCGAGGTGGCAGCGAAGGCTGCCCTGCTCGCCGGATCTCAGCAGGTGATCGAGGTGGCGGAGCGTCTCGGGGTCCGAGGCATCGCCGTCACGGCAAGCGGCGAGATCCTCGGCAACGATCACGCAGCGATGGCCGCTGCCGATGATCGATCAACGAACCAACGAATCGAACAAGGGAGTCTTCGATGA
- a CDS encoding sigma-70 family RNA polymerase sigma factor: MNSFVLAPAAGATEMTLSWEVLMRSDAEFDRFFCSHYPGVVRSLTVITGNREAAADCTQEAFIRAYARWGRVRRYASPTAWVRRVAINLANDQFRSDDRRRRREDRFHVGRQQFEGPASTTVDHDLVLGSLLGSLTPQQRSVAALFYVEDLPVLEIATTLGLSEGAVKFHLHSARKALRTSLEAAEEVDHV, encoded by the coding sequence GTGAACTCGTTCGTCCTTGCCCCCGCCGCCGGTGCGACGGAGATGACCTTGTCCTGGGAGGTGTTGATGCGTTCCGACGCCGAGTTCGATCGGTTCTTCTGCAGCCACTACCCGGGCGTCGTGCGCTCGCTCACCGTCATCACAGGCAACCGCGAGGCCGCAGCCGACTGCACGCAGGAGGCCTTCATCAGGGCGTATGCCCGCTGGGGCCGAGTCCGGCGCTACGCCAGCCCCACGGCATGGGTCCGACGGGTGGCGATCAATCTTGCGAACGACCAGTTCCGGTCCGACGACCGTCGCCGTCGCCGCGAGGACCGATTCCATGTCGGACGTCAGCAGTTCGAAGGCCCGGCGTCGACCACGGTCGACCATGATCTCGTACTCGGATCGCTCCTCGGCTCACTCACGCCACAGCAGCGTTCCGTCGCCGCCCTGTTCTACGTCGAGGACCTGCCGGTCCTCGAGATCGCCACCACACTGGGCCTCTCGGAGGGTGCGGTGAAATTCCACCTCCATTCGGCACGCAAGGCGCTCCGTACGTCGTTGGAAGCAGCCGAGGAGGTCGATCATGTCTGA
- a CDS encoding transcriptional repressor produces the protein MAGTDLASILELLSNNGHRITTPRRQIAEAMLALPDHFTPADLADAVKVDHPEIAESTIYRFLDTLSELDVVEHGHIAHGSAVYHVQPVADHVHLVCVQCSSITEAPTAEFDAATRELRERFGFTPRPRHFALEGICSACVDDGSA, from the coding sequence ATGGCCGGGACCGATCTCGCGAGCATCCTCGAACTGTTGAGCAACAACGGCCACCGGATCACCACCCCTCGCCGCCAGATCGCCGAGGCAATGCTCGCCCTCCCCGACCACTTCACGCCGGCCGACCTTGCCGATGCGGTGAAGGTCGACCACCCGGAGATCGCCGAGTCGACGATCTATCGCTTCCTCGACACACTGAGCGAGCTCGACGTGGTCGAACACGGCCACATCGCCCACGGGTCGGCCGTGTACCACGTGCAGCCGGTTGCCGACCACGTGCATCTGGTGTGCGTGCAGTGCTCGTCGATCACGGAAGCACCCACCGCCGAGTTCGACGCTGCGACCCGCGAACTGCGTGAACGGTTCGGATTCACCCCTCGACCACGACACTTCGCGCTCGAGGGCATCTGCTCGGCCTGTGTCGATGACGGCAGCGCCTGA